The proteins below are encoded in one region of Rhododendron vialii isolate Sample 1 chromosome 7a, ASM3025357v1:
- the LOC131334853 gene encoding dynamin-related protein 4C-like, giving the protein MGSRGEHSMAAEQQLQNAHVEDEEGNPRALVLAQPLSIMAEDGEETSLPISAHPPLMFSFNERIRPLLDAVDKLRHLKVAQEGIQLPTIVVVGDQSSGKSSVLESLAGISLPRGQGICTRVPLIMRLQHHQNPQPELHLEYHGKIVPTGETNVAEAIVLATDEIAGNGKGISHTPLTLVVKKRGVPDLTMVDLPGITRVPVHGQPEDIYEQISEIIMEYIKPEESIILNVLSATVDFPTCESIRMSQRVDKSGERTLAVVTKADKAPEGLLEKVTADDVNIGLGYVCVRNRIGEESYEEAREEEAHLFQSHPLLSKIDKSIVGVPVLAQKLVHIQAIIISKCLPEIVRKINDKLNSCVSELNKMPQHLSSVGEAMTVFMRIIGFSKESLRKILLRGEFDEYPEDRRMHCTARLVEMLNQYAGELQKSAENKLTENFLMDEMRVLDEAKGIGLPNFLPRTAFLVILQKKVKEISKTPVDFMAKVWDYIETVLITVFMNHCENYPQLQSAMRRATHNLVAKIKDESFDRVMEIVEMEKLADYTCSPEYMSDWGKLMAQQNLFMEVMNDYSKPTRIMIEGFGEIEVGHLRGHSDVREQAFDMKMRITAYWKVVLKRLVDSMALHLLLRVRNLVDQDMEAEIVNELMGSPMGGPGAIQRMLEESPSAAKKRERLNKSIKLLKESKEVVAQIIDRITVD; this is encoded by the coding sequence atgggTTCACGCGGTGAACATAGCATGGCAGCTGAACAACAGCTACAGAATGCCCATGTGGAGGACGAAGAAGGTAATCCAAGGGCCCTTGTTCTAGCACAGCCACTCTCAATAATGGCTGAAGATGGAGAAGAAACATCTCTTCCCATTTCAGCCCATCCGCCGCTGATGTTTTCCTTCAACGAGCGTATCCGCCCTCTGCTCGACGCGGTCGACAAGCTGCGCCACCTCAAAGTGGCCCAAGAAGGCATCCAGCTCCCAACCATAGTTGTGGTTGGCGACCAATCATCCGGAAAATCAAGTGTGCTGGAGTCCCTAGCCGGCATAAGTCTCCCCCGCGGCCAAGGCATTTGCACCAGGGTTCCCCTGATCATGAGGCTTCAACACCACCAAAATCCTCAACCGGAGCTCCACCTGGAGTACCATGGCAAAATAGTCCCAACCGGCGAAACCAACGTCGCGGAAGCCATTGTTTTGGCCACTGATGAGATTGCAGGCAACGGGAAGGGAATATCGCACACCCCATTGACTCTGGTGGTCAAAAAGAGAGGTGTTCCGGATCTTACTATGGTGGATCTCCCTGGGATCACTAGGGTGCCTGTTCATGGCCAACCTGAGGACATATATGAGCAGATCTCAGAGATTATAATGGAGTACATCAAACCAGAAGAGAGCATAATACTGAATGTTTTGTCTGCCACTGTTGATTTCCCTACATGTGAATCAATAAGGATGTCTCAGCGTGTCGACAAGTCCGGTGAGAGGACTCTTGCTGTGGTTACCAAAGCCGATAAAGCTCCTGAAGGTTTGCTTGAGAAGGTTACTGCTGATGATGTTAACATTGGGCTCGGTTACGTATGCGTGAGGAACCGGATTGGGGAAGAGTCCTATGAGGAAGCCCGCGAGGAAGAAGCCCATCTGTTTCAAAGTCATCCTTTGCTGTCCAAAATTGACAAGTCCATAGTTGGGGTTCCAGTTCTTGCTCAGAAGCTGGTGCATATACAGGCTATAATTATCTCCAAATGTTTGCCGGAGATTGTGCGGAAGATAAACGACAAGCTGAATTCCTGCGTGTCGGAGTTGAACAAAATGCCACAGCATCTATCTTCAGTTGGTGAAGCAATGACCGTTTTTATGAGGatcattgggttttcgaaagaGTCTCTGAGGAAAATCCTCCTCAGAGGCGAGTTTGATGAATACCCAGAAGACAGAAGAATGCATTGCACTGCTCGGTTGGTTGAAATGCTGAACCAATACGCCGGTGAGCTTCAAAAGAGTGCAGAAAATAAGTTGACGGAGAACTTTCTTATGGATGAGATGAGGGTCCTAGATGAAGCTAAAGGAATTGGGCTACCCAACTTCCTCCCTCGCACTGCCTTCCTTGTAATTCTCCAGAAAAAGGTCAAGGAGATATCCAAAACACCTGTTGATTTCATGGCGAAAGTGTGGGACTACATCGAAACGGTGCTCATTACTGTTTTCATGAACCATTGCGAAAATTACCCTCAACTCCAATCGGCTATGAGGAGGGCGACCCATAATCTTGTAGCAAAGATAAAAGATGAATCTTTTGATAGAGTGATGGAGATTGTAGAGATGGAGAAGCTTGCGGATTATACTTGTAGTCCGGAGTACATGTCAGACTGGGGTAAGCTAATGGCTCAACAGAATTTGTTCATGGAGGTCATGAATGATTACTCCAAACCAAcaaggataatgattgaaggtTTCGGGGAGATAGAGGTTGGGCATCTTCGGGGTCATTCAGATGTTAGAGAGCAGGCATTTGACATGAAAATGAGGATCACTGCATATTGGAAGGTTGTCCTGAAAAGGTTGGTCGATAGCATGGCTCTGCACTTGCTGCTACGCGTTCGGAACTTGGTTGACCAAGACATGGAAGCAGAGATTGTGAATGAGCTTATGGGATCTCCAATGGGTGGTCCAGGTGCAATACAAAGGATGCTTGAAGAATCTCCATCTGCTGCAAAAAAGCGTGAGAGGCTGAACAAGAGTATCAAGTTGCTTAAGGAATCTAAGGAGGTtgtggctcagatcatcgatAGGATCACTGTCGATTAA